The proteins below come from a single Plantactinospora sp. KBS50 genomic window:
- a CDS encoding beta-galactosidase, whose amino-acid sequence MRVRRTLAALIAFGVAATGPMGPPGTAGAAPVPADPAAATAPDAAGPTGPEAVPDAVPGAGGLPVAGHRHEVTYDRYSLKLDGRRILVQSAEFHYFRLPSPDLWRDILEKEKAAGFNAISVYFDWAYHSPRAGVYDFTGVRDVDRLLREAERVGLWVIARPGPYINAETTGGGFPAWLKQVPGRARSSDPGYTAAYRDWLAHIDPIIARHQVTRGGSVLLYNVENEYAVNTDPAYMQDLQDTARSHGVDVPITTNVCCDAADWVSTWGAGPGAVQIPGVDDYPQSFDCGHADEVWGPWGEGVTERIRDDAPVFAAEYQAGAIDLDNAGYAACRELTGPAYMRFFHKNNTITSGATAFSYYMGFGGTNWGWLGQPNDVYTSYDYGAAITEGRQLTAKYDEFKRQGYFLRTLTPLTRTDPAAGPAVDNAALSTAARVNPDTHTQFVLLRHADAAADTDDAGTLDWATPDGRYRVPVRLTGRDAKILVAGYDLGGQRLVLSSSEIMTQVAAGGRDVALLYGDEGRPGTTVLRYRSRPRVTVLAGDVAATYDPDRGDLRLDYTHRGLARVLVTGGGRRPLTLLLGTPDTAAAFWQVDTASGPLLVRGTSLVRSATAGAGAVQLRADTGAAGEVEVFGPARRLTVNGQPVPVRATRSGSVQGRLPGPAPVSLPALDGWRTRTGAPEAAADFDDSDWTVADHTSTLSPIPPVTLPVLYSDDYGYHSGSVWYRGHFTATGEETEVKLNAVTGRRGNYLVWVNGRYLGAAAGGTQADAGPPANPDPGPGTFALPAGLLRPGTPATIAVLVQNMGQNDDWTAEEIRFRQPRGLVGAAVTSGTGDSGTGSGTGSGSGSGTAIRWRIQGAAGGEDLTDPVRGPLNTGGLYGERTGWTLPGYPDRSWPPAGTPGGVLAGAPVSTGVNWFRTSFRLDLPRHQDSSVALRFGAAPPAGYRVLLYLNGWNLGQYGADIGPQTDFVLPAGLLREHGGNTLALAVVADQPGRMPPPAWSYSARSAAGCRSATYPLRGSDLGPDPIRGPGRR is encoded by the coding sequence ATGCGTGTCCGCCGCACCCTCGCCGCCCTGATCGCGTTCGGCGTCGCCGCGACCGGTCCGATGGGACCACCGGGTACGGCGGGCGCCGCACCGGTGCCGGCCGACCCGGCGGCGGCCACCGCGCCGGACGCCGCAGGACCCACCGGGCCGGAGGCCGTGCCGGACGCCGTGCCGGGCGCCGGCGGCCTGCCGGTGGCCGGTCACCGGCACGAGGTGACCTACGACCGGTACTCGCTGAAGCTGGACGGGCGGCGCATCCTGGTGCAGTCGGCCGAGTTCCACTACTTCCGGCTGCCCAGCCCGGACCTGTGGCGGGACATCCTGGAGAAGGAGAAGGCGGCCGGCTTCAACGCGATCTCCGTCTACTTCGACTGGGCGTACCATTCGCCCAGGGCCGGCGTGTACGACTTCACCGGCGTGCGGGACGTGGACCGGCTGCTGCGCGAGGCCGAGCGGGTCGGGCTCTGGGTGATCGCCCGACCCGGCCCGTACATCAACGCCGAGACCACCGGCGGCGGCTTCCCGGCCTGGCTCAAGCAGGTCCCGGGCCGCGCCCGTAGCAGCGATCCCGGCTACACGGCCGCGTACCGGGACTGGCTCGCGCACATCGACCCGATCATCGCCCGGCACCAGGTGACCCGCGGCGGCTCGGTGCTGCTCTACAACGTCGAGAACGAGTACGCGGTGAACACCGACCCCGCGTACATGCAGGACCTCCAGGACACCGCCCGGTCGCACGGCGTCGATGTGCCGATCACCACGAACGTCTGCTGTGACGCCGCGGACTGGGTGTCGACCTGGGGAGCCGGCCCCGGCGCCGTGCAGATCCCCGGCGTCGACGACTACCCGCAGTCGTTCGACTGCGGCCACGCCGACGAGGTGTGGGGGCCGTGGGGTGAGGGGGTCACCGAACGGATCCGGGACGACGCGCCGGTGTTCGCCGCCGAGTACCAGGCCGGCGCCATCGACCTCGACAACGCCGGCTACGCCGCGTGCCGCGAGCTGACCGGGCCGGCGTACATGCGCTTCTTCCACAAGAACAACACGATCACCAGCGGCGCCACCGCGTTCAGCTACTACATGGGCTTCGGCGGCACCAACTGGGGCTGGCTGGGCCAGCCCAACGACGTCTACACCTCGTACGACTACGGCGCCGCGATCACCGAGGGCCGGCAGCTCACCGCCAAGTACGACGAGTTCAAGCGGCAGGGCTACTTCCTGCGTACGCTCACCCCGCTGACCAGGACCGACCCGGCGGCCGGCCCGGCGGTGGACAACGCCGCGCTGAGCACCGCGGCGCGGGTCAACCCGGACACGCACACCCAGTTCGTGCTGCTGCGCCACGCCGACGCCGCGGCGGACACCGACGACGCCGGCACCCTGGACTGGGCCACGCCGGACGGGCGCTACCGGGTGCCGGTACGGCTCACCGGCCGGGACGCCAAGATCCTCGTCGCCGGCTACGACCTGGGCGGGCAGCGGCTGGTGCTGTCCAGCTCGGAGATCATGACGCAGGTCGCGGCCGGTGGTCGGGACGTCGCCCTGCTCTACGGCGACGAGGGCCGGCCCGGCACCACCGTGCTGCGGTACCGCAGCCGTCCCCGGGTGACCGTGCTGGCCGGCGACGTCGCCGCGACCTACGACCCGGACCGCGGTGACCTGCGGCTGGACTACACGCACCGGGGGCTGGCCCGGGTGCTGGTCACCGGCGGCGGCCGCCGGCCGCTGACGCTGCTGCTCGGCACCCCGGACACGGCCGCCGCGTTCTGGCAGGTGGACACCGCCTCCGGCCCGTTGCTGGTCCGCGGCACCTCGCTGGTGCGGTCGGCCACCGCCGGCGCCGGCGCCGTGCAGCTGCGCGCCGACACCGGCGCCGCCGGCGAGGTCGAGGTCTTCGGCCCGGCCCGCCGGCTCACCGTCAACGGCCAGCCCGTGCCGGTACGCGCCACCCGCAGCGGCTCGGTGCAGGGCCGGCTGCCCGGCCCGGCCCCGGTGTCGCTGCCGGCCCTGGACGGCTGGCGGACCCGGACCGGTGCGCCCGAGGCGGCGGCCGACTTCGACGACTCGGACTGGACGGTGGCCGACCACACCAGCACGCTCAGCCCGATCCCGCCGGTGACGCTGCCGGTGCTCTACTCCGACGACTACGGCTACCACAGCGGCAGCGTCTGGTACCGCGGCCACTTCACCGCCACCGGCGAGGAGACCGAGGTCAAACTGAACGCCGTCACCGGCCGGCGCGGCAACTACCTGGTCTGGGTGAACGGCCGCTACCTCGGCGCGGCGGCCGGCGGCACCCAGGCCGACGCCGGCCCGCCGGCCAACCCGGATCCGGGGCCGGGCACCTTCGCACTGCCCGCCGGCCTGCTGCGGCCGGGCACCCCGGCCACCATCGCCGTGCTGGTGCAGAACATGGGCCAGAACGACGACTGGACGGCCGAGGAGATCCGGTTCCGCCAGCCGCGCGGCCTGGTCGGCGCCGCCGTCACGAGCGGCACCGGCGACAGCGGCACCGGCAGCGGCACCGGCAGTGGCAGTGGCAGCGGCACCGCGATCCGGTGGCGGATCCAGGGCGCGGCCGGCGGCGAGGACCTGACCGACCCGGTCCGCGGCCCGCTGAACACCGGTGGCCTGTACGGGGAGCGCACCGGCTGGACGCTGCCCGGTTACCCGGACCGGTCCTGGCCGCCGGCCGGCACTCCCGGCGGCGTGCTGGCCGGTGCCCCGGTCTCCACCGGGGTCAACTGGTTCCGCACCTCCTTCCGGCTGGATCTGCCGCGGCACCAGGACAGCTCGGTCGCGCTGCGGTTCGGCGCCGCGCCGCCGGCCGGGTACCGGGTGCTGCTGTACCTCAACGGCTGGAACCTCGGGCAGTACGGCGCGGACATCGGCCCGCAGACCGACTTCGTGCTGCCGGCCGGGCTGCTGCGCGAGCACGGCGGCAACACCCTCGCCCTCGCGGTCGTCGCCGACCAGCCCGGCCGCATGCCCCCGCCAGCCTGGTCGTACTCGGCGCGCAGCGCGGCGGGGTGCCGGTCGGCGACGTACCCGCTCCGGGGTTCTGACCTCGGGCCGGACCCGATTCGCGGACCCGGTCGCCGGTAG
- a CDS encoding LacI family DNA-binding transcriptional regulator, which yields MATISDVARAAGVSASTVSYVLSGRRPISAETRARVQAAIAELRYHPHAGARALASSRTSVLALVVPLRLDVNVPVIMQFVTAVVTAARAHNHDVLLLTKDEGTAGLERVAGATMVDALIVMDVERRDLRIPALRRLRQPSVLIGLPEDPAGTACVDLDFDAAGRECLRHLAGHGHRRVALVGPTPVVYARHTSYADRFLVGFQAAAAELGVQAVTRACEPGGDGVRACLAAIDAELAGVTALVVHNEEALLPLLDELRMRGRRIPTDISVVAVCPRDVAVGLPVPLTSVDIPAHEVGTLAVEMAMGLLDGQGTSATRLLPPTLVERESCGAPAVPRNRRRR from the coding sequence ATGGCGACGATCAGCGATGTCGCCCGGGCCGCCGGTGTGTCGGCCAGCACCGTCTCGTACGTGCTCAGCGGTCGCCGCCCGATCTCGGCGGAGACCCGGGCCAGGGTCCAGGCCGCCATCGCCGAACTGCGGTACCACCCGCACGCCGGCGCCCGGGCGTTGGCCAGCAGCCGGACCAGCGTGCTGGCCCTGGTGGTGCCGCTGCGGCTGGATGTCAACGTGCCGGTGATCATGCAGTTCGTGACCGCCGTCGTGACCGCGGCCCGGGCACACAACCACGACGTGCTGCTGCTGACCAAGGACGAGGGCACCGCCGGGCTGGAGCGGGTGGCCGGGGCCACCATGGTCGACGCACTGATCGTGATGGACGTCGAGCGCCGGGACCTGCGGATCCCCGCGCTGCGCCGGTTGCGGCAGCCGTCCGTGCTGATCGGCCTGCCGGAGGATCCGGCCGGCACCGCCTGCGTCGACCTCGACTTCGACGCCGCCGGCCGGGAGTGCCTGCGGCACCTGGCCGGGCACGGGCACCGGCGGGTCGCCCTGGTCGGTCCGACGCCGGTGGTCTACGCCCGGCACACCAGCTACGCCGACCGGTTCCTGGTCGGCTTCCAGGCGGCCGCCGCGGAGTTGGGCGTGCAGGCGGTGACCCGGGCCTGCGAGCCGGGCGGCGACGGCGTACGGGCCTGTCTGGCCGCCATCGACGCCGAGCTGGCCGGCGTGACGGCGCTGGTGGTGCACAACGAGGAGGCCCTGCTGCCGCTGCTGGACGAGTTGCGGATGCGGGGCCGGCGGATCCCGACGGACATCTCGGTGGTGGCGGTCTGCCCGCGGGACGTGGCGGTCGGCCTGCCGGTGCCGCTGACCTCGGTCGACATTCCCGCCCACGAGGTCGGCACGTTGGCCGTCGAGATGGCCATGGGGCTGCTGGACGGGCAGGGCACGTCGGCGACCCGGCTGCTCCCGCCGACGCTTGTCGAACGGGAGAGCTGCGGGGCGCCGGCGGTGCCGCGCAACCGGCGCCGCCGGTGA
- a CDS encoding ABC transporter substrate-binding protein, which translates to MVRSRASMAAGALLLAASLAVSACGSSDDEGSDAKTLTLWHYEGPNSAMGIAWNEAINQFKSSHPGVEVKFEEKSFEQIQQNAGMILNSDSAPDVMEYNKGNATAGLLSKQGLLTDLSDQASKRGWDKALSPSLQTTARYGPDGIMGSGKFYGVPNYGEYVMVYYNKDLFDKHKVQVPTTFAEFETVLDTFVKDGVTPISVGGAEYPAQQIFYELALSKADRGFVDNYQLYKNKVDFHGPELSFGAQTFADWVKKGYLDKNSASIKAEDMGVAFEQGKFPIMISGSWWYGRFTKEINKFQWGTFLFPGNKLHPGSSGNLWVVPAKAKAKSLAYDFIDITMKPDVQNLLGNNGGIPVAADTSKIEDAKNKELIDNFASISSSDGLAFYPDWPAPGYYDVLVGGVQGLINGSKSPDAMLDEIAKPYEDNLADIGK; encoded by the coding sequence ATGGTCAGATCACGAGCCAGCATGGCCGCGGGTGCGCTGCTGCTGGCGGCATCTCTCGCGGTGAGCGCGTGTGGCAGTTCCGACGACGAGGGCAGCGATGCCAAGACCCTGACGCTGTGGCACTACGAGGGCCCCAACAGCGCCATGGGGATCGCCTGGAACGAGGCGATCAACCAGTTCAAGTCCAGCCACCCCGGGGTGGAGGTCAAGTTCGAGGAGAAGAGCTTCGAACAGATCCAGCAGAACGCTGGCATGATCCTCAACTCGGACAGCGCCCCGGACGTGATGGAGTACAACAAGGGCAACGCCACCGCCGGCCTGCTGTCCAAGCAGGGGCTGCTGACCGACCTGTCCGACCAGGCCAGCAAGCGCGGCTGGGACAAGGCGCTCAGCCCGAGCCTGCAGACCACCGCCCGGTACGGCCCGGACGGCATCATGGGCAGCGGCAAGTTCTACGGCGTGCCCAACTACGGCGAATACGTGATGGTCTACTACAACAAGGACCTGTTCGACAAGCACAAGGTCCAGGTGCCGACGACGTTCGCCGAGTTCGAGACCGTGCTGGACACGTTCGTCAAGGACGGCGTCACGCCGATCTCGGTGGGCGGCGCGGAGTACCCGGCCCAGCAGATCTTCTACGAGCTGGCGCTCTCCAAGGCCGACCGGGGCTTCGTCGACAACTACCAGCTCTACAAGAACAAGGTGGACTTCCACGGCCCCGAGCTGAGCTTCGGCGCGCAGACCTTCGCGGACTGGGTGAAGAAGGGCTACCTGGACAAGAACTCGGCAAGCATCAAGGCCGAGGACATGGGCGTGGCCTTCGAGCAGGGCAAGTTCCCCATCATGATCTCCGGTAGCTGGTGGTACGGCCGGTTCACCAAGGAGATCAACAAATTCCAGTGGGGCACCTTCCTGTTCCCCGGCAACAAGCTGCACCCGGGCTCCAGCGGCAACCTCTGGGTGGTGCCGGCCAAGGCCAAGGCCAAGAGCCTGGCGTACGACTTCATCGACATCACGATGAAGCCGGACGTGCAGAACCTGCTGGGCAACAACGGCGGCATCCCGGTGGCGGCCGACACCAGCAAGATCGAGGACGCGAAGAACAAGGAACTGATCGACAACTTCGCCTCGATCTCGTCCAGTGACGGCCTGGCCTTCTACCCGGACTGGCCGGCCCCCGGCTACTACGACGTACTGGTCGGCGGGGTGCAGGGGCTGATCAACGGCTCGAAGTCCCCGGACGCGATGCTCGACGAGATCGCCAAGCCGTACGAGGACAACCTGGCCGACATCGGCAAGTGA
- a CDS encoding carbohydrate ABC transporter permease, with protein sequence MTGGGGSRRGGYVVFLIPGVVAAVAVIVVPLVMTIGISFTRWTGIGSPEWVGLDNYTRLFADANFWASFGHILALIVAMAVIPTLLGLILAAVLFDYVAPAFSNRWASAFRSGFYLPQVLPVAVTGIVWGWILHPSYGALNRILDSAGLHGLARNWLGDPKYALPSVMAVMVWVQLGYPVVMFMAGLQRIDPELYEAASLDGAGWWQRFRRITVHLIRPEFYVVLVTTTIAALKIFGQIFVLTRGGPSNATLVPSYFAYKNFFEKFNVGYGSAISTVLTVLIVGLAIVFLRLQDRDQRSGTGQR encoded by the coding sequence ATGACAGGCGGGGGCGGGTCCCGGCGCGGCGGGTACGTGGTGTTCCTGATCCCCGGGGTGGTGGCCGCGGTCGCGGTGATCGTGGTGCCGCTGGTGATGACCATCGGGATCAGCTTCACCCGGTGGACCGGAATCGGCAGCCCCGAGTGGGTCGGGCTGGACAACTACACCCGGCTGTTCGCCGACGCGAACTTCTGGGCCTCGTTCGGGCACATCCTGGCGCTGATCGTGGCGATGGCGGTGATACCGACGCTGCTCGGCCTGATTCTCGCCGCGGTGCTGTTCGACTACGTGGCGCCGGCGTTCAGTAACCGCTGGGCCAGCGCCTTCCGGTCGGGGTTCTACCTGCCGCAGGTGCTGCCCGTCGCGGTGACCGGCATCGTCTGGGGCTGGATCCTGCACCCCAGCTACGGGGCGCTGAACCGGATCCTCGACTCCGCCGGGCTGCACGGGCTGGCCCGCAACTGGCTCGGCGACCCGAAGTACGCGCTGCCCAGCGTGATGGCCGTGATGGTCTGGGTGCAACTGGGCTATCCGGTGGTGATGTTCATGGCCGGCCTGCAACGCATCGACCCGGAGCTCTACGAGGCGGCGTCGCTGGACGGCGCCGGCTGGTGGCAGCGGTTCCGCCGGATCACCGTGCACCTGATCCGACCCGAGTTCTACGTGGTCCTGGTGACCACGACGATCGCCGCGCTGAAGATCTTCGGTCAGATCTTCGTGCTCACCCGCGGCGGCCCGAGCAACGCGACCCTGGTGCCGTCCTACTTCGCGTACAAGAACTTCTTCGAGAAGTTCAACGTCGGGTACGGCTCGGCCATCTCCACCGTGCTCACGGTGCTCATCGTCGGCCTGGCGATCGTGTTCCTCCGGTTGCAGGACCGGGACCAGCGTTCCGGAACGGGGCAACGATGA
- a CDS encoding carbohydrate ABC transporter permease: MTALPTVRQRRRRPARFLVLALLLVAVLLVIAPMLVVALNAVKSPADYASNGPLALPRSLHLSGIVDFWHRVDFTRKLLNSLVISLTVAVLGVGLSVLNAYALGIGRIRGRIWFLVFFLVANLLPQEVLAYPLYYISKSLHLYDSLTAVIIIFTVIQSAFGTYLLASVYLEFPTELLDAAAVDGAGRWRTLWQVVVPVSRPTLAVLFTFFFVWTWNEFFLPLIFLVSKDTQTVPVALGVLQGDRQMDATTTSASALIGILPALIFFLIFQRTLTRGIAAGAIK, from the coding sequence ATGACCGCACTCCCCACCGTCCGGCAGCGCCGTCGCCGCCCGGCCCGGTTCCTGGTACTGGCCCTGCTGCTGGTGGCCGTGCTGCTGGTGATCGCCCCGATGCTGGTGGTGGCGCTGAACGCGGTCAAGAGCCCGGCCGACTACGCCAGCAACGGACCGCTCGCCCTGCCCCGGTCGCTCCACCTGTCCGGCATCGTGGACTTCTGGCACCGGGTCGACTTCACCCGCAAGCTGCTCAACAGCCTGGTGATCAGCCTGACCGTGGCGGTCCTCGGCGTCGGGCTGTCCGTGCTCAACGCGTACGCCCTGGGCATCGGCCGGATCCGCGGCCGGATCTGGTTCCTGGTCTTCTTCCTGGTGGCAAACCTGCTGCCGCAGGAGGTGCTGGCCTACCCGCTCTACTACATCTCCAAGAGCCTGCACCTGTACGACAGCCTGACCGCCGTCATCATCATCTTCACGGTGATCCAGAGCGCGTTCGGCACCTACCTGCTGGCGTCGGTGTACCTGGAGTTCCCCACCGAACTGCTCGACGCCGCCGCGGTCGACGGTGCCGGCAGGTGGCGCACGCTGTGGCAGGTCGTGGTCCCGGTGAGCCGACCCACCCTCGCCGTGCTGTTCACCTTCTTCTTCGTGTGGACCTGGAACGAGTTCTTCCTGCCGCTGATCTTCCTGGTCTCCAAGGACACCCAGACCGTTCCGGTGGCACTCGGGGTGTTGCAGGGCGACCGGCAGATGGACGCCACCACCACCAGTGCCTCCGCGCTGATCGGCATCCTGCCCGCGTTGATCTTCTTCCTGATCTTCCAGCGCACGCTGACCCGTGGCATCGCCGCGGGCGCCATCAAGTAG
- the yicI gene encoding alpha-xylosidase produces MKFTDGYWRKRDGLTVLHPVQMVDASADAHSLTVYAAARPVRSREHTLDAPIITVSCTSPMPDVIRVTIGHFLGERPRQPSFQIADDPDTPVEAAVDEAGATFTSGALTARFSGDDGWRLDFVADGRVLTGSGRKGMGIVDVTAGPEPYDRAAGHGADAVVGRDGPDPYGARHYVHEQLDLGVGEAVYGLGERFGPLVKNGQSVDIWNEDGGTCSEQAYKNVPFYLTNRGYGVLVDHPGRVSFEVASEVVSRTQFSVAGQTLSYLVIYGRTPLEVLRRYTALTGRPALPPSWSFGLWLTTSFTTPYDEETVTKFVAGMAERDLPLSVFHFDTFWMKEFHWCDFEWNSEIFPDPPGMLARLADRGLRISLWINPYIAQRSAMFAEGAAAGYLLRRPDGDVWQWDRWQAGMALVDFTNPDARAWYAAKLRALLEMGVDCFKSDFGERIPLDVEYFDGSDPERMHNYYTHLYNETVFETLRDYRGEHEAVLYARSATVGGQQFPVHWGGDNSATFESMAETLRGGLSLAACGFGFWSHDIGGFEGRPDPAVFKRWIAFGLLSSHSRLHGNQTYRVPWLFDDEAVDVLRQFTRLKCRLMPYLFGAAVQSHRAGAPMLRPMAMAFPDDPACVYLDRQYMLGDDLMVAPVFSADGDTSYYVPAGRWTRFLDGSTVEGPGWVRETHGFDSVPLLVRPGAALALGAREDRPDYDYADGVTLRLYGVPDGTRTVTVPAADGTDAATFEVRREGATIRVQRRGEPAPWRVLVVGERAAAPADGVSSTGSGVLVEPPAGAASCEIRLAG; encoded by the coding sequence ATGAAGTTCACCGACGGGTACTGGCGTAAGCGCGACGGTCTCACGGTGCTGCACCCGGTGCAGATGGTCGACGCGTCGGCGGACGCCCACTCGCTCACCGTGTACGCCGCCGCCCGCCCGGTACGCAGCCGGGAGCACACGCTCGACGCCCCGATCATCACGGTGAGCTGCACCTCCCCGATGCCGGACGTCATCCGGGTGACCATCGGCCACTTCCTCGGCGAACGGCCCCGCCAGCCGAGCTTCCAGATCGCCGACGATCCGGACACCCCGGTCGAGGCCGCGGTCGACGAGGCCGGCGCGACGTTCACCTCCGGCGCGCTCACCGCCCGGTTCTCCGGCGACGACGGCTGGCGGCTGGACTTCGTGGCCGACGGCCGGGTGCTCACCGGCAGCGGCCGCAAGGGCATGGGCATCGTCGACGTGACGGCCGGGCCGGAGCCGTACGACCGGGCCGCCGGACACGGCGCCGACGCCGTCGTGGGACGGGACGGCCCCGACCCGTACGGCGCGCGCCACTACGTGCACGAACAGCTCGACCTGGGCGTCGGCGAGGCCGTCTACGGACTGGGGGAGCGGTTCGGGCCGCTGGTGAAGAACGGCCAGTCCGTGGACATCTGGAACGAGGACGGCGGCACCTGCAGCGAGCAGGCGTACAAGAACGTGCCGTTCTACCTGACCAACCGGGGCTACGGCGTACTGGTCGACCACCCCGGCCGGGTCTCCTTCGAGGTGGCCTCGGAGGTGGTGTCCCGTACCCAGTTCAGCGTCGCCGGGCAGACCCTGTCCTATCTGGTCATCTACGGTCGCACCCCGCTGGAGGTGCTGCGCCGGTACACCGCGCTCACCGGCCGGCCGGCGCTGCCGCCGTCGTGGTCCTTCGGGCTCTGGCTCACCACCTCCTTCACCACTCCGTACGACGAGGAGACGGTGACCAAGTTCGTGGCCGGCATGGCCGAGCGCGACCTGCCGTTGAGCGTCTTCCACTTCGACACGTTCTGGATGAAGGAATTCCACTGGTGCGACTTCGAGTGGAACAGCGAGATCTTTCCTGACCCACCCGGCATGCTCGCCCGGCTGGCCGACCGCGGCCTGCGGATCTCACTCTGGATCAACCCGTACATCGCCCAGCGGTCCGCCATGTTCGCCGAGGGGGCGGCCGCCGGCTACCTGCTGCGTCGGCCCGACGGCGACGTCTGGCAGTGGGACCGCTGGCAGGCCGGCATGGCCCTGGTCGACTTCACCAACCCGGACGCCCGGGCCTGGTACGCGGCGAAGCTGCGGGCGCTGCTGGAGATGGGCGTCGACTGCTTCAAGTCCGACTTCGGGGAGCGCATCCCGCTGGATGTCGAATACTTCGACGGCTCCGATCCGGAACGCATGCACAACTACTACACGCACCTGTACAACGAGACCGTCTTCGAGACGCTGCGCGACTACCGGGGCGAACACGAGGCCGTGCTCTACGCCCGCTCGGCCACCGTCGGCGGCCAGCAGTTCCCCGTGCACTGGGGCGGGGACAACTCCGCCACCTTCGAGTCGATGGCCGAGACGCTGCGCGGCGGGCTGTCCCTGGCGGCCTGCGGATTCGGCTTCTGGAGCCACGACATCGGCGGCTTCGAGGGCCGGCCCGACCCGGCGGTGTTCAAGCGCTGGATCGCGTTCGGGCTGCTCTCCTCGCACAGCCGGCTGCACGGCAACCAGACCTACCGGGTGCCGTGGCTGTTCGACGACGAGGCCGTCGACGTCCTTCGACAGTTCACCCGCCTCAAGTGCCGGCTGATGCCGTACCTGTTCGGCGCGGCCGTCCAGTCCCACCGGGCCGGCGCCCCGATGCTGCGGCCCATGGCGATGGCCTTCCCGGACGACCCGGCCTGCGTGTACCTGGACCGGCAGTACATGCTCGGCGACGACCTGATGGTCGCCCCGGTCTTCAGCGCCGACGGCGACACGTCGTACTACGTGCCCGCCGGCCGGTGGACCAGGTTCCTGGACGGCAGCACCGTCGAGGGTCCCGGCTGGGTCCGCGAGACGCACGGGTTCGACAGCGTGCCGCTGCTGGTCCGCCCCGGGGCGGCGCTGGCCCTGGGCGCCCGGGAGGACCGGCCGGACTACGACTACGCGGACGGGGTCACCCTGCGGCTGTACGGTGTGCCCGACGGCACCCGCACCGTCACCGTGCCGGCGGCCGACGGCACGGACGCCGCCACCTTCGAGGTACGCCGGGAGGGCGCGACCATCCGCGTGCAGCGGCGCGGCGAGCCGGCGCCCTGGCGCGTACTTGTGGTCGGCGAACGCGCCGCGGCGCCGGCCGACGGCGTCAGCTCCACCGGCTCGGGCGTCCTGGTCGAGCCGCCCGCCGGCGCCGCGAGCTGCGAGATCCGGTTGGCCGGCTGA